The DNA region CCTATTGCCGCGGGTCTGCTCTACCCCTTCTTCGGGATCACCTTCCGCCCGGAACTTGCGGCGCTCGCGATGGCGCTCTCCTCGGTGACGGTTGTCTCGCTCTCCCTGATGCTCAAGACTTATATACCCCCGGCGAAGAGATCGGAGATTGATACAGATGGCAGTTGATCCGGTATGCGGGATGGAGGTCGATGAGGCGGCCGCCAGGTTCAAAACTGAGTACAAAGGCAGGACCTACTACTTCTGCGCCCCGGGGTGCAAGAAACTCTTCGAACGCGACCCGGAGGCCTACCTGAAGAAGTTGTGATCCCTTTCCGGCGGCGCAATCAGAACCGGTAGACCGCGCCGCCGAACCTCCCGCCGTGCCGCCCCTCTCCGGGGGCGAGGTCGGTGGTATCGTCGCAGATCCCGCGGAGGACGGCGCTTGCGTTGTCAGCGAAGTGGACTGTCCAGGCCTCCGGTGTCCGGGGCTGGATCTCACCGTGGGGTCCGTGGTGCGACATGATGATGTGGAGGATGTGCGCGAACCGTGCAGGGTCGACGCCGTCGGCGTGCCGCATGACCGCGGCGGCCCCGATCGCGGTGTGCCCGACCAGGGTGTATTCGGGGAGAGCGACGAACGAGAACCCCTGGCGCCGGAAACAGGAGGCTTTCCCGACATCGTGGAGGAGGGCGCCGGCGAGGATGACATCGGTATCCATCGCCGCCCGCCTGACGCTTCCCGCCAGTGCAACCGCGTTCTCCGCGGTCTCAAGGGTGTGCTCGGCAAGCCCGCCGGTGCAGGCGTGGTGGCGCCGTTTCGCTGCCGGGGCTTCGAAGAACCCCGGCGTCTCCTCAAGAACCCGGCCGACGAGAGAGGAGATGCCGGGGTCGCCGATCATCGCGGCCATGCGTGCCAGCCCCTGGCGGACGGCGGCGGTCTCTACGGGGGCGTAGACGAAGAGGGAGGGCTCGATCCCCTCCAGCGGCAGAGGTTCTGCCAGGGAGAAGATGCCCTCGTTGACGTTGACCTCGCACGTGCCGTTGTAGACCTTCGCGTAGCCCGTGATGCGGTAGACCTCGCCCTGCCTGATACCGCGGCAGAACGCCTCTATCTCTTCGGCGCTCTGGCTCCCCGTCCCCCAGACCTTGCAGGCTCCCCGGCCGCTGCGGTCGGATATGGTGAGGTGGATGTACTTCCCGCCGTCCTTCTTCTCCCGGACCTCTGCCGAATCCACAACGAATGGTGCGTCGACCGGGACACCGCCGGTTATCTCCCCGACAAAGACATTCTTCTCGACCACAGTGGCCAGCACTCCTGAGAGAGAGTTCTGTCCCGGACGAAACTTAAAACCCGGTGGTCTGTTTGCCAGCGCCCCCCCCGGCAAGATTCAGGCTGACCCCGTCTGACCCTTCTGCCGGGCGTAACGTTCGGCAAGCGAGTCCAGAGTCTCGACCTCGTCCAGGCTCTTGTCGTCTCTCACCCGGACAAACCTGGGGAAACGGAGGGCATACCCGCTCTCGTAGTTAGGGCTTGTCTGGATCTCGGAGTAACCAACCTCAAAGACCACACCTGGCTCGAAAGTGACCTCTTTTCCTGATCGGGCAATCACCCGATCCTTGAAGAGGTCGTAGAGGTCTGCCAGAACTTCGTCTGTGATCCCGGTCGCCACCTTCCCGACCGGGAGGAGCCGGCCGCCCTCGTCCTGGACGGCGAGCAGGAACGACCCGAACATCCCGGCCCTCCGGCCCTCTCCCCACTCGGCCCCGATCACGGCGAGATCTAGCGTCTCGACGCCGGGCTTAACCTTCACCCAGAGCCGGCCGCGGACGCCGGGGGTGTAGGGGGAGTCCAGGACCTTCACCATAACCCCTTCGTGGCCGAGGTTCAGGGCGTCGGCGTAGATCTCCTCTGCCCGGGCGGGATCGCCGGTCTGGAACTGCGGGGCGACGTGGTCGTGAAGGGTCTCCTCGAGGTATCTTCGCCGCTCCGAGAGGGGGCGGTCCACCAGCGACTCGCCGTCAAGGTAGAGGATATCGAAGACCTGGGGGACGAGTTCTATCTGCTCCATCATCGAGTCGATCTCGTGTTTCCGCCGGAACCGCCGGATCACGTACTGGAAAGGCATGGGCCTCCCTTCGCGGACGGCGATCGCCTCGCCGTCCAGGATGACGTCATGGCCGGTGGCTTCCATGAGGTGGCGTGCGACGTCGGGAATGCTCTCTGTGACGTCTTCGAGTTTTCGCGAGTAGATCCGGCACCTCTCGCCAACCTTGTGGAACTGGAACCGGCTTCCGTCGTATTTGTACTCGACGGCGACGGTGCCGTGTTCGGCGATCTGGTCGGCGATGGTGCCAGCCTGCGCAAGCATCATCTTTACCGGCCGAAACGGCCTGATCCTGACGCGGGAGAGTTCTTCGGGATTCTTCCGGGCGAGGAGGGCGACCTCCCCCAGGTCGTTTATAACCTGCTGGGCGTGCTCAACCAGGTGGACATCCACCCCGAAAGCCCGGGCGATGGCGTCGCGGACGTTCCCTTCGCCCATGCCTATCCGGAGTTCTTCGAGCATAAGTCTGGCCAGGTAACGCCCCTCTATCGGGCGGGCGTTGCCAAAGAGCCCTTCTGCCACCCGGAGTTTCTCCCGCTGCGATCGCTGCCCTTCGGCGGCCGCCATCCGTTCGAACCCCCGGTAGACATCGAGGAGTTCGAGTTCCTGGATGAAGAAAGAGGTCTGTTCTTTCTTTGCCAGGAGTTCCTCGACCGCAAGCCCCACGTCGCCTGTCCTGTTGACCGCCTCAACAACGGTCTCTCGCTTCACCCCTGCAACGTAGGCCACGGCGTCGTAGAGGAGGTTTGGACCCACGCCGAGTTTTCTGGTGCTCCAGTCGGGGAAGGTCCTGCCCATGATGAACCTGACGAAGATGGGAAGGTCGGTCTCGTCAAGTCCGGGGAGGACGGTGGCGACCTCTTCGATCATCTCCAGGCGTCCGGAGATTCCTTCAAGGTGTTCGCAGATGCGGGCGAACTCCAGAAACTGCATACCCATATCCCTTCTGTAGTAACTTTCCCGGTGGGGAGAATCAACCCTTCTGTCCGGTTCTGCATGATTGATGTGGTTCTGGTCCCTAAACCTTACTGATGCAGCAGGATGAAGAACTCAAGGATATGTTGCGCGACCTCATCTGGCTCAATGCCCTGATCGCGACTGAACTGATCCAGATCACGGAGAACACGTCCGGGATCCTCAGGCGGGCGCCGCCGCCGGAGTCGTGTATCGCTGAACACGCGGCTCTCCGGGCGACGGCTCTCGATATCGCCGACCGCTATCGGCCGGGGACGATGCTCCGGCAGCACGTTGAGAAGCACCGCTGATGCCGGCCGGGTCTGCTGCGGCTCCCAAACACTCAATAACTGGATGAACAGATCCAGTGATCGGTGAGGTTTGATGAAACTCCTGATTGTGATTGCACCGGAACGGTTCAGGGATGAGGAGCTGGAGGTCCCGAGACGGGCGTTTCTGGAGGCCGGGATAGATGTGGATATCGCCTCAACGGTCACCGGGAGGTGCAGGGGGATGCTCGGCGGCACAGCGGCGGCGTCCCTGACGTTTGACGACGTCAATCCCGACAACTACGACGGGATCGTTCTGGTGGGCGGAAGCGGCTCTCCGGACCACCTCTGGGGGAACCGGAAACTCCAGAGCCTTGTTCGGTCGTTCTTTGAGCAAGGCAAGATTGTCGCTGCCATATGTCTCTCGCCGGTCGTGCTTGCGCGCGCCGGGATCCTGGCCGGGCGGCAGGCGACGGTCTACCCGAGCCCGGACGCCATAAGGGAGATGAAGAAGGCGGGGGCAAACCTCGTCAGCGTCCCCGTCGTCGCCGACAGGCAGATTGTAACCGGGAACGGTCCTGAGGCTGCGGCACAGTTTGCCGATGCCGTTATATCCAAACTGGAGTGCTGAGCGGGGCGGCGTTGTTGAGACCCGGGTTGTGGGGGTGTTTTTCAGATCCCTGCCTGAAAAGAGAGCGGTCAGTGAGACGGTGAGACAGGGACGATTCGCCATCGATGCCGTGTCCGGGAGGAGCCGTTACGGTGAAACCCTCCCCGTGCACGGCCTTCCGGGCCACTCGCCGCCCCGCATTGCAACTCAGAAATCAAACAGCGTCTTCTGCGTTCTCAGTTCCGGGATGAGGTGGCTGTAGGCCTGCCAGTGGGAGAACCCGACCAGCCTTGAGGCCAGGTCGACCGCCTGGTCGAGGCTGGCGCACGGCGTCCCGGGGCCACGCATAGCGTTTCTCGCGGCTTCCCGGACGACCCAGGTGCCGAGCGGCGCCCAGTACTCGCCTGTGACGTGCCGGAGGACCAGAACCCGTGCGGACCGCTGCACGCCATCCAGGTACTCCGCCACCGCCAGACGTGCCGAGTAGTAGGCCCCCGCAAGCGGCGAGTAGCCGGATTTTGTCAGACCCTCGCCGTCGCGGGCGATCGTCTCATCCCCCTGCCCCCAGAGCGACTGCCTGCCCCAGACCTCGATCATCTCGAACTTCCAGTCGCCCGGAACCAGGATGCAGACGATATGGTTGCCATACAGCGATGCCGGGAAGACCCTGATCCCATCGAGCGGCGGGTAACGCGCGATCTTCTTCTTGAGGCGTTTTGAGACGGTGTCATCGACCGCCGTGATCGCCCAGCGCGTCGGGACTATATGCCGTTTCTTATCGCTTCCAAGCAGTCCGGCTGTGAGGAGCTGGGTTATCCGGTAGACATCGGTCCCGGAGGAGTGGAGGAGGCCGCACGCCTCGGTCGCGGATAGGTCGGTGTCCGACGTCACCCGGTCGACCGGTCTCTCCACCCGGGGGTTGTCCAGGACATCCAGGTGCCGGATGGCGCCGGTGAGGCCTATGGGTGCGATCGTCCCGTCGAACCGGAGATCGAAAGTGACGGGTTTTACAAACTGCGCCTCGACATCGAGCGGTCTGCTCGATAACGCTATATCCTGGATGCTCCCCGCAACGCTCTTCGACTCGCCGGCGCCGTGGATCGTCCGCGCCCGAAGCCCGACTACATCGTCGATCTGGAGGCCCCGCGCAACCCAGTCCGGCGGGTTGTCGGTGTCGTCGATCATAAGCGGCCCCGCCGCAACATTCGGATAACCGTAACTCCCCACAAAGACCGATGGCGCGGAACCCTGGTAGCGGTCGCCCGGCCTGACCTGGAGCCGGGCGTAGAACCGGCTCATGACGGGGCACTTCTCAAGCCCGCAGAGCCCTTTTCCTTTGCACTCGGCACAGCGCATCATTCAGCGCTCCCGGAGGTCGAGGAGTATACGCACCCTTCCATCGATGGCGTTCAGCGTCTCCTCCACCCAGTCCTCCCACCTCGAAGCCCGGAGGTCTCTTCTCTTTGCAATCTCCCGGCCGAGATCGTCGTCCCGGCCGTCGATAACCTCAACCACCACCGAGCCCGGGGCATACCCCGGCTCCACGATGGCGTCGGCGTCCCCGTCGACCACGCCGAAGACGGGGATCCCGGCATGGGAACAGATGTGCCCGCAGACGGCGGTGGTGTCATCGCCGATGGCAAGCACTCCGCATACATCATCCCCGATCGCCGTATAGAGGGTGTGGCCGCAGTGGTCGACGACCGCCACCCTCCCGCCGCGGCAGACCCGGCTGCCCTGCCGCGGGGGTGCGGAACGCACCGGCCCGCTCTTGCACCAGGCCCTGGTGATATCCGGGAGACCGGAGCGGAGGAGTTTCTCAAATCCGTGGGGTTTGGGGTCGAGACCGGAGACCGCCTTCAGCGAGCCATTCTCCATCGCGAGGACGACCGTATCCGCGGTTGTTGTCCCTATGACCACCCCGTTGACAAAGACCGCCTCCCCGGGGATGCACCCCCGGATCTCCCGCTGCCCGTCCTGCGGTTTCGCCGTGCTCCTCGCGAGAACCAGGTCGCAGCCCGTCCGGAGCGCGATCTCCTCTGCGAGAGCGGCATCGCCGCGGTTCCAGCAGTAGACGGTTCCGCTCGAGGTCTCGACGTGGACGAGTCCCGGGAGCCTCCCGGCAACGATCTCGCCAAAGATCCGCCCGGACTCCGGGGTCTTACCCCGGTTGAGCAGGAACGCGGGCTCCCGCAGATCTGAAAGCACCCTGCTCGGGCGCTCGTCCGTGCAGGTGACCGGGAGTCCGGACTCCTCGGCGGCGGTCCTCGCCATCACCCCGGCGACGAGCACCCGCCGCGGGCGGAGGAGCCCCATCAACCGCTCGACGTCCCCGGCATCGAAGGCCGCGGGGCCATGCACCACCATGACCGCGTTCATTGGAGAGATTGGGTCTTTGCGGGGTATCAGGTTACCGTCCCGAGGAGTTCTGGGTGGGGAGGAAGGGGCTCAGGGCGCTTGCGAGTTTTGCGAGATCCATCGACTGCAGGATGACCCGGCCGGGGCCGGTCAGCGTGGTCAGGAAGAGCCCCTCGCCCCCGAAGAGGACGGTCTTCACCCCGCCGGCAAGCGCGATGCTGTAGTCGACGGTGCTGTCGAACCCGACAACAAGCCCTGTCTCCACCCGGATCACCTCGCCTTCCCCAAGCATCATCTCCTTGATGTCGCCGCAGCAGTGGAGGAACGCCTTCCCGCTCCCGGAGAGCCGCTGTAGGATGAATCCCTCCCCGCCGAACGCTCCCGCGCGGAGCTTCTTGGTGAAGGCTATATCGAGGTCGATCCCAGGTTCCGAGCAGAGGAACGCGTCCTTCTGGGCGATGAACTCTCTCCCGTCAAGGTCGAGGGTGAAGATCTTCCCCGGGACGTTCCCGGCGAAGGCGACAAACCCCTCCCCCTTCTCCGGGGTGAACTCGGTCATGAAGAGGCTCTCCCCGGTCACCACCCGCTTGAGCCCCTTGAAGAGTCCGCCCTTCACGTTGGTGGTCATCTTCATGTTGCCGCTCATGTTGACCATGGCGCCGGCCTCGGCGCAGACGCTCTCGCCGGGGGCGAGGCGGATGGTCACCATCTGGAGGTTGTCTCCTGTGATCTCGTAGTGCATGCTGATGAGTATTGAATCGGGGAAGAATATCCTTTCCCCTCTGCGGGGGAGTCTTGTTGAGGGTATCAAACCGGTAATTCCCGGGTCCTGGGGGTGGTCGATGAGAGGGCGTTTACCGCCGGCGCGGCAGAACGCTTATCGTCTGGAAGGGGCATCTCTCCGCATGGGATCCGGGCGCGCGGGACCGGGGATGGTGGATCCCCGGGATGTGCCTGTGGGCGATGTCTACATAACGCTTGATGAGGTCAGGATAGTCCTTGATAGACAGGGCCGCCGCTGCGTCCGGTGCGGCGCTCCGCTGCGTCCGGGGCTGACCTATTTTGATCTCCGGCGGCCGGTGATCTGCGGTGGCTCCCGGACGCCGGGGAACGTTGAGGCCCTCTGCCCCTCCTGTCATCGGAGGCATATGCGCCGGATCAGGGAACTGCTGGCCATGCACCAGAGGAGGTGAACTACCCCGCGCCTCTCGGGCGTGGCTTCATGCTTCATCCTCCTCCCCACCGGGAGCAGGTCCACAGGCCCAACGGCGCGTCCCGCGCCTGGCATCATGTTGCTTGGTTATCGCAACACAGAAACAGCATTGCTGGATGGATAAACAGAAAAACGTATCGTATTGAAATTGGTTACGGAAAGGGTGGGGTCTTCCCGCTCTGCCTCCTTCACCCCCGCAAGATAAATAATCCTCCGTGCACACCTACCGTCTGTATGACCTGCATGTTGAGGCTGGCCGCTGCTCTCTTCCAGGTCACGGCGCCGGCTCGATGCCGCCCTCACCCCCGGGACGCCCGAGAACCTGGCGGCAATAACCCTCCCGTGGAGCCGGGCGGCTGCCGGTTTTGTTCTCGGGTCGATCCGGCGGGGCGCGTAACCTATTCGACCTTCTCTTTGCCGGGATGAGACAGTTCCAGGCGTTCCCGATCAGGTCGGCCCTCCCGGCGGCGAGGAGCCCTTCCCGGACGAGGTTGTAGTTCTTCGGGTCGCGGTAGTGGAGGAG from Methanoculleus receptaculi includes:
- a CDS encoding YHS domain-containing protein, giving the protein MAVDPVCGMEVDEAAARFKTEYKGRTYYFCAPGCKKLFERDPEAYLKKL
- a CDS encoding ATP-dependent DNA ligase — its product is MQFLEFARICEHLEGISGRLEMIEEVATVLPGLDETDLPIFVRFIMGRTFPDWSTRKLGVGPNLLYDAVAYVAGVKRETVVEAVNRTGDVGLAVEELLAKKEQTSFFIQELELLDVYRGFERMAAAEGQRSQREKLRVAEGLFGNARPIEGRYLARLMLEELRIGMGEGNVRDAIARAFGVDVHLVEHAQQVINDLGEVALLARKNPEELSRVRIRPFRPVKMMLAQAGTIADQIAEHGTVAVEYKYDGSRFQFHKVGERCRIYSRKLEDVTESIPDVARHLMEATGHDVILDGEAIAVREGRPMPFQYVIRRFRRKHEIDSMMEQIELVPQVFDILYLDGESLVDRPLSERRRYLEETLHDHVAPQFQTGDPARAEEIYADALNLGHEGVMVKVLDSPYTPGVRGRLWVKVKPGVETLDLAVIGAEWGEGRRAGMFGSFLLAVQDEGGRLLPVGKVATGITDEVLADLYDLFKDRVIARSGKEVTFEPGVVFEVGYSEIQTSPNYESGYALRFPRFVRVRDDKSLDEVETLDSLAERYARQKGQTGSA
- a CDS encoding HD domain-containing protein; this encodes MLATVVEKNVFVGEITGGVPVDAPFVVDSAEVREKKDGGKYIHLTISDRSGRGACKVWGTGSQSAEEIEAFCRGIRQGEVYRITGYAKVYNGTCEVNVNEGIFSLAEPLPLEGIEPSLFVYAPVETAAVRQGLARMAAMIGDPGISSLVGRVLEETPGFFEAPAAKRRHHACTGGLAEHTLETAENAVALAGSVRRAAMDTDVILAGALLHDVGKASCFRRQGFSFVALPEYTLVGHTAIGAAAVMRHADGVDPARFAHILHIIMSHHGPHGEIQPRTPEAWTVHFADNASAVLRGICDDTTDLAPGEGRHGGRFGGAVYRF
- a CDS encoding HNH endonuclease; translation: MGSGRAGPGMVDPRDVPVGDVYITLDEVRIVLDRQGRRCVRCGAPLRPGLTYFDLRRPVICGGSRTPGNVEALCPSCHRRHMRRIRELLAMHQRR
- a CDS encoding DUF2117 domain-containing protein; translation: MNAVMVVHGPAAFDAGDVERLMGLLRPRRVLVAGVMARTAAEESGLPVTCTDERPSRVLSDLREPAFLLNRGKTPESGRIFGEIVAGRLPGLVHVETSSGTVYCWNRGDAALAEEIALRTGCDLVLARSTAKPQDGQREIRGCIPGEAVFVNGVVIGTTTADTVVLAMENGSLKAVSGLDPKPHGFEKLLRSGLPDITRAWCKSGPVRSAPPRQGSRVCRGGRVAVVDHCGHTLYTAIGDDVCGVLAIGDDTTAVCGHICSHAGIPVFGVVDGDADAIVEPGYAPGSVVVEVIDGRDDDLGREIAKRRDLRASRWEDWVEETLNAIDGRVRILLDLRER
- a CDS encoding TIGR00266 family protein, which gives rise to MHYEITGDNLQMVTIRLAPGESVCAEAGAMVNMSGNMKMTTNVKGGLFKGLKRVVTGESLFMTEFTPEKGEGFVAFAGNVPGKIFTLDLDGREFIAQKDAFLCSEPGIDLDIAFTKKLRAGAFGGEGFILQRLSGSGKAFLHCCGDIKEMMLGEGEVIRVETGLVVGFDSTVDYSIALAGGVKTVLFGGEGLFLTTLTGPGRVILQSMDLAKLASALSPFLPTQNSSGR
- a CDS encoding DJ-1/PfpI/YhbO family deglycase/protease; translation: MKLLIVIAPERFRDEELEVPRRAFLEAGIDVDIASTVTGRCRGMLGGTAAASLTFDDVNPDNYDGIVLVGGSGSPDHLWGNRKLQSLVRSFFEQGKIVAAICLSPVVLARAGILAGRQATVYPSPDAIREMKKAGANLVSVPVVADRQIVTGNGPEAAAQFADAVISKLEC